In Spinacia oleracea cultivar Varoflay chromosome 5, BTI_SOV_V1, whole genome shotgun sequence, a single window of DNA contains:
- the LOC110783230 gene encoding type I inositol polyphosphate 5-phosphatase 4, producing the protein MTDGSSKKNKLSWPKTLVKKWLNIKSKAEEFHADDDVFYEGCDEDWRNNYTQREACTLKKSKTERSCRRSSDRARRIKVDLEKSQVTDVENYRIFVATWNVAGKSPPNQLNLEDWLHTSPPADIYVLGFQEIVPLNAGNVLGTEDNGPAKKWLALIRRTLNTLPGSNGYYQTPSPIPDPIVELDADFEGSTTRQKAASFFHRRSFQSLSRSMRVDNDMLDPQPRLDRRYSVCDRVMSGYRASDYDPNYTKWCSSDDENTNESPVVPHCSPMSFYNGSNPGEETEKQRGQSRYCLVASKQMVGIFLTIWVRSDLRDDVRNMKVSCVGRGLMGYLGNKGSISISMSLHQTSFCFVCSHLTSGQKEGDELRRNSDVMEILRKTRFPRVPGTGDENSPQYILDHDRVIWLGDLNYRIALSYRSAKALVEMRNWKALLQNDQLRIEQRQGRVFEGWSEGRIYFPPTYKYSHNSDRYAGADTSQKEKRRTPAWCDRILWYGRGVRQLSYVRGESRFSDHRPVYGVFLAEVESISRGRIRKSISCSSARVEVEELLPQQHGYAGFNYYKRD; encoded by the exons CTTTCATGGCCAAAGACATTGGTAAAGAAATGGTTGAACATCAAGAGTAAAGCTGAAGAATTTCATGCGGATGATGATGTCTTCTATGAAG GTTGTGATGAAGATTGGAGAAACAATTACACACAGAGAGAAGCATGCACACTCAAGAAAAGCAAGACAG AAAGATCATGTAGGAGGAGTTCTGACCGGGCTCGGCGAATTAAGGTTGATTTAGAAAAATCTCAAGTCACTGATGTTGAAAATTATAG GATCTTTGTAGCTACATGGAATGTGGCAGGAAAATCTCCACCTAATCAGTTGAATCTTGAAGATTGGCTACACACATCACCACCTGCTGACATTTATGTTCTTGG CTTTCAAGAAATTGTTCCTCTAAATGCTGGTAATGTTTTGGGTACAGAAGACAATGGTCCTGCTAAAAAATGGCTAGCATTAATTAGAAGAACCCTAAACACTCTTCCTGGTTCTAATGGTTACTATCAAACACCTTCACCAATCCCTGATCCTATTGTAGAATTAGACGCCGATTTTGAGGGATCAACAACGAGGCAAAAGGCCGCCTCATTTTTCCATAGGCGGTCGTTTCAGTCGCTTAGCCGTAGCATGAGAGTGGATAATGATATGTTGGACCCCCAACCGCGGCTTGATAGAAGATATAGTGTTTGTGACCGAGTTATGTCCGGATACAGGGCTAGTGACTATGACCCTAATTACACCAAATGGTGTTCCTCAGATGATGAAAACACGAATGAGTCACCCGTTGTTCCACATTGCTCACCCATGTCGTTCTACAATGGGTCTAATCCCGGGGAAGAGACTGAAAAACAAAGAGGTCAGTCTAGGTACTGTTTGGTTGCAAGCAAGCAAATGGTGGGAATTTTTCTCACCATTTGGGTAAGGAGTGATTTAAGAGATGATGTTCGGAATATGAAAGTGTCGTGTGTAGGAAGAGGACTCATGGGCTATCTCGGGAACAAG GGTTCAATTTCAATTAGCATGTCTTTGCACCAAACGAGCTTTTGCTTCGTTTGTAGCCATCTAACTTCGGGACAAAAGGAGGGTGATGAGCTAAGAAGAAATTCTGATGTAATGGAAATACTTAGAAAGACTAGATTTCCTAGGGTTCCTGGCACGGGCGATGAGAATTCCCCTCAGTATATTTTGGACCATGA TCGAGTTATTTGGCTTGGGGATTTGAATTATCGGATTGCATTATCCTACCGTTCTGCCAAGGCTCTCGTTGAGATGAGAAACTGGAAAGCTCTGTTACAGAATGATCAG CTGCGAATTGAGCAGAGACAGGGGCGTGTTTTTGAAGGATGGAGTGAAGGGAGGATATACTTCCCACCTACATACAAGTATTCCCATAATTCGGATAGATATGCAGGTGCTGATACTAGTCAAAAAGAGAAGCGAAGAACACCTGCATG GTGTGATCGGATCCTCTGGTATGGGAGAGGCGTCCGTCAACTATCCTACGTGCGTGGAGAATCTAGGTTCTCGGATCATAGGCCAGTTTACGGCGTGTTTCTAGCAGAGGTAGAGTCTATCAGCCGAGGCAGAATCAGGAAAAGTATAAGCTGCTCTAGTGCCCGGGTTGAAGTGGAAGAGCTATTACCACAACAACATGGATATGCAGGATTCAATTACTACAAAAGGGAttga
- the LOC110782186 gene encoding uncharacterized protein — MAPKRSRLARSSSSSNSIVFPDQFHDSTSVKQWLSLRPPPVPSPAILTVPVTMAAENNQPPIARHTPPVNICPAVVPETTPVDNRPSIFSISSPERDPVDRKWDELVPFGSFLQKCFYCKKKIGKTMDVFMYSNLRAFCSNECRTKYIEMEEDLQRLTLTPMMKSTKRRSGKMAAV, encoded by the exons ATGGCGCCAAAACGATCACGTCTCGCTCGATCGTCGAGTTCCAGTAACAGCATTGTCTTCCCCGATCAATTTCACGACTCCACCTCTGTGAAACAGTGGTTGTCACTTCGTCCTCCTCCAGTACCTTCGCCGGCGATTCTAACAGTTCCGGTGACAATGGCGGCGGAGAATAATCAGCCGCCGATTGCGAGGCACACTCCACCGGTGAATATTTGTCCGGCGGTTGTTCCGGAAACTACGCCGGTTGATAATCGGCCGTCGATCTTTTCGATATCTTCACCTGAACGTGATCCAGTTGATCGGAAGTGGGATGAATTAGTGCCGTTTGGTAGCTTCCTTCAGAAGTGTTTTTATTGTAAGAAGAAGATTGGTAAAACCATGGATGTTTTCATGTACAG CAACTTGCGAGCCTTTTGCAGCAATGAATGTCGCACGAAATACATTGAAATGGAAGAAGATCTACAGAGACTAACTCTTACACCGATGATGAAGTCAACAAAGCGTAGGTCAGGGAAGATGGCTGCTGTCTAG
- the LOC110781249 gene encoding probable E3 ubiquitin-protein ligase ARI5 gives MDYSDDDSAGYDSTEDYNDDGKNFTILDEAEIRRRQNEAISHISSLLSLSNDEASILLYHYNWKTEKLHEDWFADEDSVRNKVGLLINNSDGDTDNCNNCEICYDDLNTVKSMSASCGHRYCVTCWESYITVAINNRGAGCLSLQCPAIKCNAAVTRDLIVKLVSDEDVGKYDRYFIRSYVECRVKTTKWCPSPGCDNAVEFEDSGVGGSGGGGGGGGYDVSCVCSHEFCWNCVEEPHRPVDCELLAKWILKNSSEAENTKWILAFSKPCPKCKRPIEKNLGCNHMSCREPCRYQFCWLCLGDWGKHSECNRYAAENNMDEKMRKNAKDSLQRYSHYYERWASNHKSRQKAIEDLQKVQTIDLNRLSDRVNTPTTQLEFIVQAWKQIIECRRILKWTYAYGFYMAEDKKTVQKKELFEFLQGQAEAQLEKLHGCAEIELSGFLVDDVDDNGNNTNNNKNNPDYYSDELEFSMYRSKLSGLTKVAGKHFEELLKALEDGLSEVVVQKRGKKYNTTMNNNKKKKKDSSSSSSYSQPQQLLGQTFEQLRRPFGQPQQHRQQPFEFDDAIDDDDVDVDVDDDDDDDDVNVNVNVNVNVDVWSCDRCTFRNPGSATSCQMCVGN, from the exons ATGGATTACTCAGACGACGACTCAGCTGGGTATGACTCAACCGAAGACTACAATGACGACGGAAAAAACTTCACCATATTAGACGAAGCCGAAATTCGTCGTCGACAAAACGAAGCAATCTCTCACATCTCCTCACTTTTATCTCTTTCAAACGACGAAGCGAGTATTTTGCTTTACCATTACAATTGGAAAACAGAGAAATTGCACGAGGATTGGTTCGCCGATGAAGATTCCGTCCGTAATAAGGTCGGATTGTTAATCAATAATAGCGACGGCGACACTGATAATTGTAATAATTGCGAAATCTGTTACGACGATTTAAACACGGTGAAATCGATGTCGGCGTCGTGTGGCCACCGGTATTGTGTAACCTGTTGGGAAAGTTACATCACCGTCGCAATCAACAACCGCGGCGCTGGTTGTTTATCGTTACAATGTCCGGCGATTAAGTGTAACGCCGCCGTGACTCGAGACTTGATTGTTAAATTAGTTTCCGATGAGGATGTCGGAAAATACGATCGGTATTTTATTAGGTCTTATGTGGAGTGCAGGGTGAAGACCACGAAGTGGTGTCCTTCACCTGGATGTGATAACGCCGTGGAATTCGAGGATTCCGGTGTCGGTGGttccggtggtggtggtggtggtggtggttatgaTGTTTCTTGTGTTTGTTCGCATGAATTCTGTTGGAATTGCGTTGAGGAGCCTCATAGACCGGTGGATTGTGAGCTTTTGGCGAAGTGGATTTTGAAGAATAGTTCAGAGGCTGAGAATACGAAGTGGATACTTGCGTTTTCTAAGCCTTGTCCTAAGTGTAAACGTCCTATTGAGAAGAATTTAGGATGCAATCATATGTCTTGTAGAGAGCCTTGCAG GTACCAGTTTTGTTGGTTATGCCTAGGGGATTGGGGGAAACACTCTGAGTGCAACAGATACGCAGCCGAGAATAACATGGACGAAAAAATGAGGAAAAACGCAAAGGATTCTCTTCAAAGATACTCACATTACTACGAAAGATGGGCAAGCAACCATAAATCACGACAAAAAGCCATTGAAGACTTACAGAAAGTGCAGACTATTGATCTAAACAGGCTTAGTGACAGAGTAAACACTCCAACAACGCAACTCGAGTTCATTGTACAAGCTTGGAAACAGATTATCGAATGTAGAAGAATTCTGAAATGGACTTATGCATATGGGTTTTATATGGCTGAGGATAAAAAGACAGTACAAAAGAAAGAACTGTTTGAGTTTTTACAGGGACAAGCTGAAGCTCAACTTGAGAAACTTCATGGTTGTGCAGAAATTGAACTGTCGGGTTTTCTTGTAGATGATGTTGATGACAACGGAAACAACacgaacaacaacaaaaacaacccGGATTATTATTCAGATGAATTGGAGTTCAGTATGTATCGTAGTAAACTGAGTGGGTTGACGAAAGTGGCTGGGAAACACTTTGAGGAGTTGCTTAAAGCGTTGGAGGATGGTTTATCTGAAGTGGTTGTTCAGAAGAGAGGGAAGAAGTATAACACGACGATGAATAAcaataagaagaagaaaaaggattcttcatcttcttcttcataTTCACAACCTCAGCAATTACTCGGGCAAACTTTTGAACAACTACGGCGACCTTTTGGACAACCTCAGCAACATCGACAACAACCTTTTGAATTTGATGATGCTatcgatgatgatgatgttgatgttgatgttgatgatgatgatgatgatgatgatgttaaTGTTAATGTTAATGTTAATGTTAATGTTGATGTTTGGAGCTGTGATCGGTGTACCTTCAGAAATCCAGGGTCAGCTACTTCTTGTCAGATGTGTGTAGGCAATTGA
- the LOC110783221 gene encoding probable E3 ubiquitin-protein ligase ARI7 — protein sequence MDSDDNLDYYDSDYENQYSDDSDDTANLYDDEEDDSAVNPDDNSKSVKTFTVLQEDDINKRQEDQISHASLILSIPEVSASKLLYYYKWNVSQLHDEWFADEEKVRTAVGLPSDAVSISGTDELITCGICFDPFPIEEFHQMVCGHWYCKLCWKVYITTSITDGPGCLLLRCPEPSCKVAVCRDMVEELVAEEEWGKYRRYYLRSYVEESKKIKWCPMPGCENAIELELGNDLFDVACLCSGTFCWNCGQDAHRPVHCDTVAKWVSKNSSEAENTNWILAHSKPCPKCKRSIEKNHGCMHMTCTPPCNFQFCWLCQGDWREHNEKTGGFYSCNKYEVAKSKGLLDEVEKVREMAENSLNRYTHYYERWVANHKSRDKAIADLNALETGILQNLRDKTLESEGQLKFIKEAWEQIIECRRVLKWTYAYGYYIPEDEQVKKQLFEYIQGEAEAQLEKLHNQAEKELNNFLEKDEADFGVFRQKLVGLTAVSHSYFTKLVAFFETQKW from the exons ATGGATTCCGATGATAATTTGGATTATTACGACAGTGATTACGAAAATCAGTACAGTGATGATTCCGACGACACGGCCAATTTGtatgatgatgaagaagatgatTCTGCTGTTAATCCCGATGATAATTCCAAATCCGTGAAAACCTTTACAGTATTGCAAGAAGACGACATCAACAAACGGCAAGAAGACCAAATCTCTCATGCTTCCCTAATTCTATCTATCCCCGAAGTTTCTGCAAGTAAATTGCTCTACTATTATAAGTGGAATGTCTCCCAACTTCACGACGAGTGGTTCGCCGACGAGGAGAAAGTCCGTACCGCCGTCGGTTTACCGAGCGACGCCGTATCGATTTCAGGTACCGACGAATTGATTACTTGTGGGATCTGTTTTGACCCGTTTCCAATTGAAGAATTTCATCAGATGGTTTGTGGTCATTGGTATTGTAAATTGTGCTGGAAAGTGTATATAACTACTTCGATTACTGATGGACCGGGATGCTTGTTGTTGCGGTGTCCGGAGCCGTCGTGTAAGGTGGCGGTGTGCAGAGATATGGTGGAGGAGTTGGTGGCGGAGGAAGAGTGGGGGAAGTATCGTCGTTATTATCTGAGGTCGTATGTGGAGGAGAGTAAGAAGATAAAGTGGTGTCCTATGCCTGGGTGTGAGAATGCAATTGAGCTTGAATTAGGGAATGATTTATTTGATGTTGCTTGCCTTTGTTCAG GTACATTCTGTTGGAACTGTGGACAAGATGCACATCGTCCTGTACACTGTGACACCGTAGCTAAGTGGGTGTCAAAGAACAGCTCAGAAGCCGAGAACACGAACTGGATATTAGCACACTCGAAACCATGTCCAAAGTGTAAACGCAGCATTGAGAAGAATCATGGGTGTATGCATATGACATGCACACCACCCTGCAATTTTCAGTTCTGTTGGCTTTGTCAGGGTGATTGGAGAGAACACAATGAAAAAACAGGGGGTTTCTATTCCTGTAACAAATACGAAGTTGCAAAATCGAAAGGATTGTTGGATGAAGTAGAAAAGGTCAGAGAAATGGCGGAAAACTCTTTGAATCGATACACACATTATTACGAAAGGTGGGTAGCTAATCACAAGTCGAGGGATAAAGCAATTGCAGATTTGAACGCGTTAGAAACTGGGATTCTGCAGAATCTTAGGGATAAGACATTGGAATCAGAAGGGCAACTCAAATTCATAAAAGAAGCTTGGGAACAGATTATTGAATGTAGAAGAGTATTGAAGTGGACTTATGCTTATGGTTATTATATACCTGAAGATGAACAGGTTAAGAAACAGCTTTTTGAGTATATTCAAGGAGAAGCTGAGGCTCAGCTTGAAAAGCTGCATAATCAAGCAGAAAAGGAACTGAATAATTTTCTGGAGAAAGATGAAGCAGATTTTGGTGTGTTTCGTCAGAAGCTTGTTGGTTTAACTGCTGTTTCTCATTCCTACTTTACAAAACTGGTTGCATTCTTTGAAACTCAGAAGTGGTAG